A single region of the Streptomyces sp. NBC_00236 genome encodes:
- a CDS encoding DUF721 domain-containing protein: MSGDGDGKDPAGPAEGPARQPEPSGVDLARVALRAAKEQAKARGAAAQQKKQARRGGGLRSGARADGRDPLPLGAAINRLITERGWETPAAVGGVMGRWPQIVGDDLANHCVPLRYDEDPDERVLTVQCDSTAWATQLRLLAPQLVARLNADLGHGTVRMIKVLGPGGPARRYGPLRVPGSTGPGDTYG, translated from the coding sequence GTGAGCGGCGACGGAGACGGCAAGGACCCGGCCGGACCGGCCGAGGGCCCGGCGAGGCAGCCGGAGCCCTCGGGAGTGGACCTGGCGCGGGTGGCCCTGCGCGCGGCGAAGGAGCAGGCGAAGGCGCGCGGGGCGGCCGCCCAGCAGAAGAAGCAGGCCCGGCGGGGCGGCGGGCTGCGTTCCGGTGCGCGCGCCGACGGCCGGGACCCACTGCCGCTGGGAGCCGCGATCAACCGTCTGATCACCGAGCGCGGCTGGGAGACACCGGCCGCGGTGGGCGGTGTGATGGGCCGCTGGCCGCAGATCGTGGGTGACGACCTGGCGAATCACTGTGTGCCGTTGCGATACGACGAGGACCCCGACGAGCGGGTTCTGACGGTGCAGTGCGACTCCACGGCGTGGGCGACGCAGCTGAGGCTGCTGGCACCGCAGCTGGTGGCCCGGCTGAACGCGGATCTGGGACACGGCACCGTACGGATGATCAAGGTCCTGGGGCCGGGAGGGCCCGCGCGGCGATACGGTCCGCTGCGCGTGCCGGGCAGCACGGGCCCGGGCGACACCTATGGATGA
- the gyrB gene encoding DNA topoisomerase (ATP-hydrolyzing) subunit B codes for MLCQKGRFVADSGNPNENIPSTPGESSAAPAPAEAKASGEVKPSYDANAITVLEGLDAVRKRPGMYIGSTGERGLHHLVQEVVDNSVDEAMAGHADSIDVTILADGGVRVIDNGRGIPVGIVPSEGKPAVEVVLTVLHAGGKFGGGGYAVSGGLHGVGVSVVNALSTRVAVEVRTDGYRWTQDYKLGVPTAPLARNEATDETGTSVTFWADGDIFETTEYSFETLSRRFQEMAFLNKGLTLKLTDERESAKATAGADSAEAVDVPEEETTRTVTYHYENGIVDFVKYLNSRKGDVIHQSVIDIEAEDKERLLSAEIAMQWNTQYSEGVYSFANAIHTHEGGTHEEGFRAALTSLVNRYARDKKLLREKDDNLTGEDVREGLTAIISVKLGEPQFEGQTKTKLGNTEAKTFVQKVVHEQLTDWFDRNPNEAADIIRKGIAASTARVAARKARDLTRRKGLLESASLPGKLSDCQSNDPTKCEIFIVEGDSAGGSAKSGRNPMYQAILPIRGKILNVEKARIDKILQNTEVQALISAFGTGVHEDFDIEKLRYHKIILMADADVDGQHINTLLLTFLFRFMRPLVEAGHVYLSRPPLYKIKWGRDDFEYAYSDRERDALVVLGKENGKRIKEDSIQRFKGLGEMNAEELRVTTMDVDHRVLGQVTLDDAAQADDLFSVLMGEDVEARRSFIQRNAKDVRFLDI; via the coding sequence GTGCTGTGCCAGAAAGGGCGCTTCGTGGCCGATTCCGGCAACCCCAACGAGAACATTCCGTCCACCCCCGGTGAGAGCAGCGCTGCTCCCGCCCCGGCCGAGGCGAAGGCGTCGGGTGAGGTGAAACCCTCGTACGACGCCAACGCGATCACCGTGCTCGAGGGTCTGGACGCGGTCCGCAAGCGACCTGGCATGTACATCGGCTCGACCGGTGAGCGCGGTCTCCACCACCTCGTGCAGGAGGTCGTCGACAACTCGGTCGACGAGGCGATGGCCGGGCACGCGGACAGCATTGACGTCACGATCCTCGCCGACGGCGGGGTGCGCGTGATCGACAACGGCCGTGGCATCCCGGTCGGCATCGTGCCGTCCGAGGGCAAGCCGGCCGTCGAGGTCGTCCTCACCGTGCTGCACGCGGGCGGAAAGTTCGGAGGCGGCGGTTACGCCGTCTCCGGCGGTCTGCACGGCGTCGGTGTCTCCGTCGTCAACGCGCTGTCCACCCGGGTCGCCGTCGAGGTCAGGACGGACGGCTACCGCTGGACCCAGGACTACAAGCTCGGCGTCCCGACGGCCCCGCTGGCCCGTAACGAGGCCACCGACGAGACGGGCACGTCGGTCACCTTCTGGGCAGACGGCGACATCTTCGAGACGACCGAGTACTCCTTCGAGACCCTCTCCCGGCGTTTCCAGGAGATGGCCTTCCTCAACAAGGGCCTGACCCTCAAGCTCACCGACGAGCGTGAGTCGGCGAAGGCGACGGCCGGTGCGGACAGCGCCGAGGCGGTCGACGTCCCCGAGGAGGAGACGACCCGCACGGTCACGTACCACTACGAGAACGGCATCGTCGACTTCGTCAAGTACCTCAACTCCCGCAAGGGCGATGTCATTCACCAGTCGGTGATCGACATCGAGGCCGAGGACAAGGAGCGTCTCCTCTCGGCCGAGATCGCCATGCAGTGGAACACGCAGTACAGCGAGGGCGTCTACTCCTTCGCCAACGCGATCCACACGCACGAGGGCGGTACGCACGAGGAGGGCTTCCGTGCGGCGCTGACCTCGCTGGTCAACCGGTACGCGCGCGACAAGAAGCTGCTGCGCGAGAAGGACGACAACCTCACCGGTGAGGACGTCCGCGAGGGTCTGACGGCGATCATCTCGGTGAAGCTGGGCGAGCCGCAGTTCGAGGGGCAGACGAAGACCAAGCTGGGCAACACGGAGGCCAAGACCTTCGTGCAGAAGGTCGTCCACGAGCAGCTGACGGACTGGTTCGACCGGAACCCCAACGAGGCCGCCGACATCATCCGCAAGGGCATCGCCGCCTCGACCGCCCGTGTGGCGGCCCGCAAGGCGCGTGACCTGACCCGTCGCAAGGGGCTCCTGGAGAGCGCCTCGCTGCCGGGCAAGCTGAGTGACTGCCAGTCCAACGACCCGACGAAGTGCGAGATCTTCATCGTCGAGGGTGACTCCGCCGGCGGTTCGGCGAAGTCCGGCCGTAACCCGATGTACCAGGCCATCCTGCCGATCCGGGGCAAGATCCTGAACGTCGAGAAGGCCCGGATCGACAAGATCCTGCAGAACACCGAGGTCCAGGCGCTGATCTCGGCCTTCGGTACCGGGGTCCACGAGGACTTCGACATCGAGAAGCTCCGCTATCACAAGATCATTCTGATGGCGGACGCCGACGTCGACGGTCAGCACATCAACACCCTGCTGCTGACGTTCCTCTTCCGCTTCATGCGGCCGCTGGTCGAGGCCGGGCACGTCTACCTGTCGCGCCCGCCGCTCTACAAGATCAAGTGGGGCCGGGACGACTTCGAGTACGCGTACTCGGACCGCGAGCGCGACGCCCTCGTGGTGCTCGGCAAGGAGAACGGCAAGCGGATCAAGGAAGACTCGATCCAGCGCTTCAAGGGCCTCGGCGAGATGAACGCCGAGGAGCTGCGTGTCACCACGATGGACGTCGACCACCGTGTGCTCGGCCAGGTCACGCTCGACGACGCGGCGCAGGCCGACGACCTGTTCTCGGTGCTGATGGGTGAGGACGTCGAGGCACGGCGCTCGTTCATCCAGCGCAACGCCAAGGACGTCCGCTTCCTCGACATCTGA